The DNA window ACGAGCCCGCCCGTCACGGAGGGCGTCTCGCGAACCGTGTCCGGACCGGGTTCCTCCGGCTCGGCATCGCGCGCGATCCGGACGCCGCCGGTCACGGCCTCGCCGCTCCCCACGCAATGAAGCGTAGCACCGCGGCCGTAGGTCCGCTCGAACTCCTGGTTCAAGATCTCCCGGTTCTCCTTCATCTCGAGCATCGCGCGATGGAAGGAGTGCTCGGGGGCGAGCGCGACCCGCACCATGCTCCCGGCCAGGCCGAGGAAGAGGCCCTCCTCGAGACAGGTGCCGAGGAGGAGCTTCTTCTGCTTCACCCGCTCCACGATCTCACGCCACCGCGCGACGAGCTCGGAGTCGGCGAGGGAAGCGCCGCCCGCCTCGGCGGCCGCGGCGAGCGCCGGGGCCGCAACCGGTCCGGTCACGGCGACGGCAGGTCCCCTCTCGGCGGATCCGCTCTCGGCGCGCAGGGGGCGTTCGGGACGGACGCCGGGCCCGGGCCGCTCCACGCGCGGAGGCGTCTCGGCCGACGCGCGCTCGGCCGCCCTCCTCGTCGGGCCGGGATCTCCCCCGCCCGATGTCGCCGGCCGGCGCGGGGCCGCGCTTCCGGCCGTGCCGGAGCCTCCGAGCCGCGCCTCGAGATCGAGGAGGCGGCGGATGAGATCGCCCACGTCCGTCGCGGACGGCATCGTGCAGAGCTCGACCAGCGCGACCTCGAGAAGCGCCCGCGGCGCCTCCGCCTTCCGGAGATCCGCGCGCGTGGTGAGGAGCTGGGAGAGCATCGTCGTGAGGTCTCCCGGCGTGAACGACCGTGCCTGCTCCGCATACCGCTCGCGGTCCGACGGGGCGGCCTCGATGAGCCGCGCGAGCGAGGGATCCACCGCCACGAGGAGGAGCTGCCGGAGATGGCTCGCGAGCCCGTCCGCCAGCTCCTCCACGTCCATGCCGGCGTCGTGGAGGCGATCGAGGGTCTCGAGCGCCCGCTTCGGGTCCCGGGCGGCGATCGCCTCGGCGAGGTCGAAGTACGAGTCGAGCCCCGCGAGGCCGAGCACCTGCGCGACGGTGGCCGCGTCGACTCCCTCCGGCGAGACCGCGAGCGCCTGGTCCAGCCGCGAGAGCGCGTCCCGCACGCTCCCCTCGGACGCGCGCGCGATGAGCCCGGCCGCGTCCTCGTCGAGCGTCACCTTCTCCGCCTTCGCGATGGAGAGGAGATGCTCCGTGAGCTCCTCGCTCCGGAGCCTGCGGAACTCGAAGACCTGGCAGCGGGAGGCGATCG is part of the Candidatus Eisenbacteria bacterium genome and encodes:
- the dnaX gene encoding DNA polymerase III subunit gamma/tau is translated as MSHLALARKYRPQRFSDLVGQDPIRTTLERAVATNRVAHAYLFAGPRGSGKTTTARLVAKAVNCANRKDGQSEPCNTCGPCREITAGTSMDVLEIDGASNRGIEEIRNLRENVKYAPSGGKYKVYIIDEAHQLTDFAWNALLKTLEEPPAHVRFVFATTEPLEVPDTIASRCQVFEFRRLRSEELTEHLLSIAKAEKVTLDEDAAGLIARASEGSVRDALSRLDQALAVSPEGVDAATVAQVLGLAGLDSYFDLAEAIAARDPKRALETLDRLHDAGMDVEELADGLASHLRQLLLVAVDPSLARLIEAAPSDRERYAEQARSFTPGDLTTMLSQLLTTRADLRKAEAPRALLEVALVELCTMPSATDVGDLIRRLLDLEARLGGSGTAGSAAPRRPATSGGGDPGPTRRAAERASAETPPRVERPGPGVRPERPLRAESGSAERGPAVAVTGPVAAPALAAAAEAGGASLADSELVARWREIVERVKQKKLLLGTCLEEGLFLGLAGSMVRVALAPEHSFHRAMLEMKENREILNQEFERTYGRGATLHCVGSGEAVTGGVRIARDAEPEEPGPDTVRETPSVTGGLVQRIVELFDGEVLGPGTQGSGVT